From Colius striatus isolate bColStr4 chromosome 10, bColStr4.1.hap1, whole genome shotgun sequence:
ATCTGTCTGCAGCCACCACACACACCCCGTCCCTGCCGTGCTGGGGACAAAGGGCTGGTGAAACGAACAGGTTGGGAGCTTGGAGTTGGAGATGGGTCTCCTTGGTGGCATgaagcaagctgctgctgctcaacaTTTCTTCTAAATGCCAGGTTTCAGCATGCACACAGATGCAGatgaatcagagaatcatagaatcattttgggtggaaaagacctttaagatcattgaggccaagctctcccctcaccctgccaagcccacctctaacccctggccctcagcacctcagctacacagctttgcaatgtCTCCAGGCATTGGGActccatcagctccctgggcagcctgggacaaggGCTAAGAATCCTCTCAGGGAAagagttcttcctcatctccaatctaaacctcccctcgTGCAACCTGAGGTCATTTCCTTATGTCCTACATGAAATGAGGCCGCCCATCCCAATGctgggctgctccctgctccgCCGGCTTTGGGATGGAGGCGTGGCGACATCAAGGTTAGTGGCAAGCAAGGCCACCATGGTGCAGAGCCATAATGCACAGCCTGGCTTGATGGACACACTGggcaataaaaaaagagaataaaatctCTCTTACAAGAGGGCTGGGAAGCAGAGGCTGCGGCAGCCCCGCTCACAGCCCGCACGGCTGGGGGCTGAGCGCTCAGCCTGGGAGATGTTTATGGCACTTTAGGGCTGTTTGCGAGGTTGGAGcctttccaaaaaaaaattgtttaaaaaagcaaggaaggggagggagtggagtggggaaaaaaaaaaaaagacatatatTATTGTTTATAATCTGCTTTATTCAGCCAAACCTTTCCCCGGCAGCCCTGCGGATTGCTGCTTAAATCCCTTGGTGCCTTTAACTACCGCTACAGAAAGTGGTTAATGTGCATTCACCCTAAGCTTGGCATCTACTCCAGGAAATCACTTTAATTGAGAAGCATTAAATGTTAAAATGATTAAAATATAGAAAGCCAACACACCGGTGGCTGCGGAGGGGGCTCgggcagcccctggcacagctgtTCCATCTCACCTGTGCCCCATGAGCGCTGGTGTGCTACAATGGGCCATGCCCAAACAGCTCTGCTCATCCTGAGGTGACAGGGTTGGAGATGCCCACCCCCAGACCCACCTCCGTCACCCACCTGTCTCATCCAGAACAGATCCCGACCCCAAAGAGGCGGCGGTGCCGTAGTGATGCCGATGGTGATCGCTGCCCTCCCCTCCTCGAGGAAGGGAAATAATCATCccaaagacagcagctgctaAAGAGCATCCCGAGTTTATTGGACATGGCTTTCCCTCCAGGCGAGGGGGTGGCCGCACACATCTCATGCCAACGCACAGGAGGCAGGGTACAAAAGCAACGCCCTGGGCCCGAATTCAGGGAGGGGATTGAGGGAGTCCTTTCTCCCCAAAGTCATGGCAATAAATAAGGTTTTAGTctctgaaaattatttattattagttttgttgggttttcttttttttttcctctttttttttacttttcccttcccccctcccctcccaggaAACAAGACTCACCTTCTGGAACTGTACAAAATTTACACAgcgaggggaggggggggtctGGCCTTGTCAAAGGGGAATGGAGAGCAAGTTTCCCCCCATTCCCCCTCCCCACAAACCACCCACGGTGCCCAGTAGGGCCAGAGGCTTGGCACAAAGCAGCACCGAaggctggggatggagaggaggggagggcaTATGAGTGCAACCAGGGTACTCCCATCTGCAGGGGGCAGGGTGGTCAAGGAGGGGCAGGGACAACCTGGCGATGTGCTTTCTTGTgtggctttttgttgttgttgggtttttacCTCCCCCACTTttattccttcttccctttgGTTTCAGAGCAGCcccctggctgctggcagcagctggctAACAGGATCTGCCACCAGCCCTCGCTGAAGGGATCATCAGCATCACCCCAGGGCATCCCTGGGGCACCAGGGCAGAGTTGAGCATCCTGGCAGTGAGCATGGGGCTGGATTGTATCCATTGGGCTGAGTGCCTTGGGCCTGGGGAGGGTGGGGTGTGCAAGCTGTGCTGCGGGCCCTCGCAAGCCCAGGGAGATGGATTTAGAGAAAGGGGCTGGTGCTGAGAGGGCTCAGCCATGAGCAGAGCTGGTGGGGTTTGCAGGTTGTGCCAAAACCACCCAGGTTCTCCCCAGCACTCACCCTTGGTCCCATCAGCCCCATCGCACGGGAGGAGTTGGGTGGCTGATGCCAGGGATGGGTCCCCTCCACTCTCCATATtgcaggtgctgctgcagttgAAGAAAtgcccttttccccctccttttgGGGGGAATTTTTCAGTACCCTCAGAGCAAACattccccacctctccctccaAACCTTCCCAGCACTCACAGCGGCTGCTCTCCATGTGCCAGCGCTGTGGCCCCCAGCCAGCCCCACCACAGGCCCCGTTGGCCCTTGGACATTACAggcttgtttttctccttttactcCCTCCCTGCCACACGACCAAGGTAAAACCCATTGTGATGCACCGTAAGCACTGCTTGGGTTCTAGGGGGTAAACCACggcccagcagctgccacacCACGACAGGCACAGAGCCGGGAGCAGGCAGCATCGCCCTCAggcagcggggccagggccCTGCCTGGGCATGCACCCACCTCGCTAAAATAAACCCTTCTGCAATAGAGACTTTGCTTCCTGCTGAGGCTCTGGGCAGCACCAAGGCGCGTTTTCAACTCCATATTGAAAAATAACTGTTGAGAAGAGCAGCAGTGACCGTCAGGAGCAGcgtggggcaggcaggggcacGGCCGTGGGACACGCCAGCCCTGATTGTCCTTCCCTCTGTGCACCTCccgccctgccccagccctgcgcCGGGACCCATGTGCCGACACCTCTCTTGTGCTTACACCCAAGGGCATCTCTGCCCCCCACTCCCCACCGCGGGCACTGCCGCCCCCGGCCGTCGCCGATGCCGTTTCCTCCCTCACACGCACGCTTCTCTCCGGGACCGATTCTCACGGGGACTCCTGGAAAGATGAACCGCCGGCGGGTGCCCTcgtgtgctggggcagggagcgAGGGGGGCAGGGGGCGAGCGGTGCTTAGAAAGGGGGGTGATCCATGTCGTCCAGCCAGGAGGCCGGGCTGGTGGGAAAGTCTGGGTACCCGACGCTGCTCCCTGTGGAGATGTCGGAGGTGGGGCCCCCCCCGGCCATGGCCCGCAGCGTCTGACTCACCCCCTGCGCCCCGTGGgccaccagccccaggctgccgtcCATGGCGTAGTCCAGCCCGTTGAGCAAAGGCGGgtgggagggcagggaggagatggaggatgGCGACTGGGGGAGGCCGTAGGGACTGCCGTCCCGCAAGTCCTGGTACGACTGTCCTGTCCCTTCCATGGAGAAGCTGCCGTTCAGCAACTGTCCGCCCGCCACGTCCCCCACGGTGCCGTAAACCCTGTTGGTGTGGCTGAGCTCGGAGAGGATCTGGTCTTCTGccggggagaggagggagagcagggTAGGGGGGTCAGCACAGGGGGGAGCCCCGTGGTCACCTTGCCCCACGTCAGCACCCTGCTCACCGCGGAAGCTGAGCTCACTGTCGCTGACGCCGCAGTCCTCGGCCGAGctctccttctccagcttcCCAGCCCCGCGGCTCCGCTTCACGCTCTTGTAGAACTGGCCCCAGCGATGCCGCCCCGCGTCCTTCTTCAGCCGCTTCTCCTTGGCACGGCGGTTCTGGAACCACACCTGAAGAAAAACAGGGAGACCGATGGCACCCCTGCATTGCTGCACCACTGCCACCCAGcactcctgcagccccacaTGCCAACACCTGTCCAACCCAACACCCCTGCATGCCAACACCTATGCAACCCAGCTCCCACACCCCCATGCAATCCATCACCCCTGCAACCCAGCATCCAGGCATCTCTGCATACCAGCACCCCTGCAATCCCTTGTGCCAACAGCACTGCAACCCAACTCCTACATATCCAAGTGACTCAGCACCTCTGCAACCCAGCACTCCAGCACCCTGGCATGtctgcacctctgcatgccAAGACCTGTGCAGCCCAGCTCCCACACACCCACACAGACCAGCACTCCAGCTATCCCTCATGCCAACACCATTGCAATACAGCATGGCAGCACCTGTGCAACTGAACTCCCACGCATCCATGGAACCCAGCACCTCTGTGGCCAGTACCCTAGCATACCTGCATCCACACAGCACACCAGCACCCCTGCAACCCATCTCCCAGGCACCCATACCATCCCAGTAGGATGTCCATGTCCTTTCACTGGGGCAAGGTAGAGAGGGGCAACCCCTGGCCTCACCTGCACCACCCTCATATCGAGCCCTGTCTCAGAGGAGAGCTGCTCCCGCACGTGCCGGGCAGGCTTGGGGGAGTTTTTGTAGGCGTTCTTCAGGGTCTCCAGCTGCTTGGCCGTGATGGTGGTCCGGGGTCGCTTAGCACCCGCTTCAGAGTCATCTGCAAGCAAAGGAGCCGGTACCAGCCCCAACCACAGCACTGTGAGCAACCCCAAACCACCAGCCCCCACCATGGAGGAAAAGCTAGCTACCCCAGAGCCCCCAGCGACACCTTCCCACAGGAACAGCACCAGTGACGtgccccacagccacccctTGGTGTGATGTCCCTCCTTGCAGCCCTTCTGGAGTGCTCACCGTTCTGCTTGGCTGTCTCATAGTCCTCCTTGCAGACCAGCCGCCCGTCCTCCATCAGGTAGAACTCATCTCCCGTGGCCAGCTGCCGGCTGCAGATGATGCAGGCGAAGCAGTGCAGGTGGTACACAAAGTCCTGGGCCTTGCGGACCACCTGGGTGGGGGGGATGCCCTGCTGGCACGCCGTGCATTTGGTCCCAAAACGTCTGCAAGGACAAGCAGGTGACCCTGAGCCCCTCATCAAGGTGGGGTGGGAACCAAGAGACAGGGCAGAGTTTAAACCAGCAATCAACCTAATTCCTCCTGACACTTCACACCCCGGGGGTTTATCTTCTTCAGAGTGAAGGACCGGCCTAATGGAGCCGAGGAAGGTTTGATTTTAATGGTTCTTTTAACTAATGCTTATAGGCTGCCTGATTTTCCCCTGCAAGGACAGTATATATTTCATCCACATTAATACCAAATAAATTAATCGCACCACCCTGCTAGCATGATGGATCCCAGATTAATGCAGAAGGATGGGGCTCTCCCATAGAACAACAGCCCCACGGGTGTGCTGGCATGGGCAGGCATGGCCTGAGAGAGCCCACCAGCCTGGCTGCAAGGGGTGTGCAAGGAGCATGCACCTCACCCAACAGCCTCCCACAGATCACAAGCACTCTGCTGCAGAGAGCCTGGGAtgcccccctgagctgcacCCCTGGGCTGTGATGGGGTGCAGTTGCCCTGTGCAGGCCTGAAGGCTGACACCTGGATAACACTCAGATTACAGCTGGATAACACTGTAAACTGAATGTCCAGTGTGAGGACAACACACCTTGAGGTGGTGGCAGCACAGGAGAGTATCAAAAACAGGTGGATGTTGCCACTGGTGTTTTCAGCACCAGCAATGTGGGGTTTGGGGATCTTCCCCATGTCAGTCTCATTTTCCACTGGCACTGCCAGGCTTATGCTGggtctcctctgctcctctcagcaccccaaaacaccccatcAGTGGGGCAACAGGACCCCATGGAACCAGGCTAGAGTCGCAGtagcagccctggcagcaatgGTGGGAGAATAAATCTATCCTCTACACCTCAGACCCATCTGCTTTGAGGGAGGCAATCCAGGAAAACTCAAACTTTTTGTCCCCCAGCCCCAAGGCTACAGAGGCAGATGGTGGCTTTTAGGGGTGCCCAGGGGGGTACATCCACCCCAGGCACCTCCCACTGCCTCCCAAAGGCATCCCCTCCCTGATCATGCAAAATCCCaccaccagccccacagctgcacaTATCTTCACTCCATCCAGAAACCCAGGGCACAGCCACCAAAGCTGGCAGGTGGCCACCGAGTCATGCAGGTGTCACCCAGGGATGGGCAGCGGGCAACAGGCATGAGTGGCACCAGTACAACTTCAACCGCTTCTCAAAGGGATGTTGGAAGCAGAAGGTGAGGAGGGAAAACCTGTCTCATTTTCTGGGCTTGTATCCTAAAGGAAGTCCCTGGACACCTGCTGGGGAGACCTCAGCTTGCCCAGAGTCAgctgggagggatggatggaggtggagggaagggagggtTGGGGGAGGGACAGGGCAGACAGACAATGTTTTTCTGTGCCCAAGACTGAGCTGGTGCACATTCTGCAGCCCCcatcctccctctgcccagccacCCCCACAGAACACCATTAAAGCCATTTTAACACCCCTTCCCCCAGCATCCTGGGCTGATTGCACACAACCTGGGGACAGCCAAACCCAGGAGagagctgcccacagcctggAACCAAGAGCTGCCATTTGACAGAAGGGGGCGGTGGGGGGAACAAGATTAAACCAATTTAAGACTCTgatcttttcagcagcagttcCTGCATTGCAAAGCTGATGCTGAAATTGGTCTTAAATCCTTGTGTCCTCCACAGGTTACCTACCCCGAAATCAATGAGCGGTTGAAAGAAAGGTGAGGCGGGTGCCCGAGCGAGCGCGAGATGCTATTGATTGGCACCGAATAATCCAGGCAGGACCTCATCTAAGAAAGTCGCTGATCTTTCAACTCTAATTAACATTGATTACCAGCACCTTTTGGGTGACTATTTAAATGACTTGGAGATTAATAGGCTGGAAAATATCCGAAGTGAAGTGTTATTACCCAGGCTGCAGCCGCCGCTCTGACCGGCGCGTGCTCCCCAGCCGGGAAGGAGACATTCAAGCTGCATCTTTGGTCCTGCTGGctgagctgggggagaggggaTATAGGAGGCCTGAGAACCCAGGGGTGGGCAGGCAGGGAAAGTCCTGCCTGGGGATTAGCATGGGATGTAATCGCTGTTTGGCTGGCAGTGAGGGGTGATGGGGAGAGCCAGCATGACCAGCGATGAGCAGGAGGTGATGGTGTGAGGAGGTGGCTCTGGTCCCTGAGGTGTGGCAGCTGCTTTTTGGCTGGACCTTGTTATCTGCACCTAGGCAGCAAAACACATAGGCTGGCCAGCATCCAGCCTTCCTCCCCACAGGAGGTGCAAAGCAGCACCCTTCCACTTCACGGTCATTCactgtgcccagccctgcttGCAAGGCCCTCAGCCATCCCTTGGGAAAGCTCCCAAATTTTACCAGCAGCCAGAGAATGGAGTGTTTCTGCTGCAAAGTCcatttttaatgggaaatgcCTTGTCCCATCCCCTGAGAGTAAGGATAtgctgaggctggggcatcaCACAGCTCACAGACAGCTGCCAACGAAACCAAAGGAAGGTTTTACGTAACTGAAGGCAAAAAACGGATTGAAAAGGTAaaaagaggaagggagagaaatgACATCAGTAAACCCCAGCAAGGAGCATGCTGGTGCTGCCATGCACGGTTTCCTCCTGCCCTCTAGCTCCAAGCAGAGCCAGGGCCACAGCTGAAGCTGCGCCTCATCCTTTCGTGGGGGTTTGAAACCAGCAGCAGGGGAGGGATGGGACCATCAGGAAGATTTGGGGCTTTCAGACGGTTGGATTCTACCAAACAGcacccagcctgcagcagctgtaAGGCACCAGCATCTCCTTTATTTccacaacaataaaaaatagaaagattAAGATTTTTGAGAAATTGCTCTTGAAAACAGGTTGTGTGTTTGCTCAGGGGATGGGGAGACGCCGCTTTCAGAGGGCTGGTACTCACTTGAAGAAGTCCTCCTTGCAGTAGACGCTGCCGGCCCGGGAGAAGCAGCGGTCAGCCAGCTGCATCTGGCAGTCAGCACACTTGAGGCACGAGCTGTGCCAGTGCCGGTCCAGGACCTTGAGGATGAACTTGTCCAGGATGTGCTGGTTGCAGCCGGCACACTGGGGGATCTCTGGgcagggagaagagggagagatGGAGAGAAGAGCAGTGTCAGCCACCACAGCCCCTCAGTGTTCCCACGCTCCTGGCATTGGCTCCTTTGCagggtgaggagctgctgcccctcacctcaacagaatcCTGGTACATCCTCCTGAGACAGCTTCAAACAAATCCCCCCAGGGTGGCAAATCACATGCACAGACACATACACATGATGCTTTCCCCTTCAGCACACCATTTTTCAGGCCATGCTCCCTGCCACCCATATCCCCACCTGCCCCTCACTCCCCCCCGGATGGCATCCTGCAGCCCCTGACCAGGGACAGGGCCCATTGCCACCCCTGTCCTCAAGGGCCAGGCTGCCAGGGTGACCCAGGAGTTCACCTGTGGGGCCTCAGCTCTgacccagagctgcaggatgcCCACCACCTCAATCCCACTTGCAGAAGCTTTTTCAACACAGACAAAtgtctctttctctgcagcCGCATCCTGAGAATCACAAGCCACACAAGCCAGCCACATCAGCCCTACCAACAGCTGCCCAGTGCCTCTCCCCTGCAGTGACTTTACTTCTGCCATGGTCCAACACCCCTTTGGACCCTGTTTTTCCTGTGATGGGGTCAAGTGTATAGGAGCCTGTACAGTCAGTACTTATCTTGCCTTAGAAAAAGCCCTCATTCTCCAAGCATCCTCCTAcagtgtgggtgctggaggggcTGGATGGGGCTGGACCTGCTTTCTGCCACCCATCTGGGATGTTACAGACCCCTGTCACTGGAAATGGGCATCAAACTTGCTCTGAAGCAAAGCcacactgcagcacagcagcagcaaccagGGCTGGTGGGTCCAGTCCCATCCAGCCCCTTCCAGCACCCATTCCATGGGAAAGGCTTTTCCTATGGCAAGACGTGTACCAGCCATCCAGGCTCCTATTCAACACCTGCCTATAGATGGACAGTTTCTATAGATCCAGAGAGATGGATATTTATCTCAGTTCAGAATAAACATAAAAGTCTGCAGGAGAAGATTGCCTGGTAAAAGCCAGGCACAGGTACATTGTGCTGACACACAAGCATGAAAGAAGATTgattttagggggaaaaaaaaccccaaccaacccaAGCCAAGCCGTGTCGGTAGTTGGAGCACAAGAGCGGGAGATGTTTATGCATAAGGGCCGCCTCGTCCTCCCGCCGAGAGCGGCTGGCAGTAAATATCGAcgggggtgggggtggtggATTATTTTCTTCCACGCTGCTACAAGTGCTGGGGAGGCTTAGGAGAGGCTCGGCTGGCCCCGGCCGAGGTGGCTGAGATGAGTGGGGGTCAGCACAGCCAAGCTGCGAGGGACAGCGGGAGGAATCAGCCCCCACGCCCCCACCCGTGATGCCGCCCGCTCCGGGTGGCCCTGGGGGATCGGAGacggggtggggaggggaacgGCTGCACCCTGCCTGCGTGACAGCgggagggggggaaggagggaaaaggggggaaaagagaaaaggaggaggaaaaaccccacaaaaacaaacaaacgaGAAAGAGGGGGaagtaaaaaggaagaaaagagggaaaggaagtgaaaaaaaggagaaatggggaaaggaggcaaaaaaaggagaaaagggaggaagaaagtgaaaaaagggagaaaacgaagaaaggaaacaaaaaagggagaaaaggggaagaagtaaaacaaggggaaagaaaacaaaaaaaaagaggaaattaaataaggagaaaatttttaagaagagggagggaaaaaaacagggaaatgagaaatttaaaaaaggtagacaggaaaagaggaaacgTGGAAAAGGGAAACAGGGAAACAAGGAAAcggggaaaaggggaaacaaaaaaatgggaaacaaaaaaaatgggaaacaaaaaaatgggaaacaaaaaaaatgggaaacaaaaaaaaagggaaacaaaaaaaaagggaaacaaaaaaaaagggaaacaaaaaaaaaagggaaacaaaaaaaaagggaaacaaaaaaaagggaaacaaaaaaaagggaaacaaaaaaagggaaacaaaaaaaagggaaacaaaaaaaagggaaacaaaaaaaagggaaacaaaaaaaagggaaacaaaaaaagggaaacaaaaaaagggaaacaaaaaaaagggaaacaaaaaaaagggaaacaaaaaaagggaaacaaaaaaagggaaacaaaaaaagggaaacaaaaaaaagggaaacaaaaaaaagggaaacaaaagagagaaataaaaaagagaaacaaaaaagaaacaaaaaaggaaaatggggggaaaaggaaaagaaaaaagcggaaaggaatgaaaatttaaaagtcaggggaagaggaaaaaatactaaagaaagaaggaggaggaagaagaaagaaaagaagagaaaagaaaaagaaggagggGAAGCGGAAAAGAGCACCGAAGAAAATCATATTGTTCCAGCCTTACATTATTTAGGAATACTTTGGGGCACTGACAGGTATCTCGAGTGAAGCAGCTTATTCCACCATCACAAGGTTAGACGGTCGCTTATCCCCGTGCCCTTCAGCCCACAGCTGTTGCCCGCATTTCA
This genomic window contains:
- the LHX4 gene encoding LIM/homeobox protein Lhx4, with the translated sequence MMQSSALAAEGAVKGLPEILGVPVQQIPQCAGCNQHILDKFILKVLDRHWHSSCLKCADCQMQLADRCFSRAGSVYCKEDFFKRFGTKCTACQQGIPPTQVVRKAQDFVYHLHCFACIICSRQLATGDEFYLMEDGRLVCKEDYETAKQNDDSEAGAKRPRTTITAKQLETLKNAYKNSPKPARHVREQLSSETGLDMRVVQVWFQNRRAKEKRLKKDAGRHRWGQFYKSVKRSRGAGKLEKESSAEDCGVSDSELSFREDQILSELSHTNRVYGTVGDVAGGQLLNGSFSMEGTGQSYQDLRDGSPYGLPQSPSSISSLPSHPPLLNGLDYAMDGSLGLVAHGAQGVSQTLRAMAGGGPTSDISTGSSVGYPDFPTSPASWLDDMDHPPF